A stretch of the Rhinoderma darwinii isolate aRhiDar2 chromosome 3, aRhiDar2.hap1, whole genome shotgun sequence genome encodes the following:
- the SCO2 gene encoding protein SCO2 homolog, mitochondrial — MLRHIRRICKSSSCPFLNQGVIHPVSITPKDYTNKIKWLVTARKISTSPQLQKAQQPGSTKAPISLRTRLLVSCIIGGVAVGVWQYLRWEKQEKKKEERIQQLRTLAVGQGDFSLTDHKGQPCSKQDLRGNWVLMYFGFTHCPDICPDELQKLSSAVSLLDKDPTLPPVLPVFISVDPERDNVAALAKYVSEFHPRLMGLTGTQEQIKEVAQAYRVYYSLGPRDEDDDYIVDHTILIYLLNPDGLFTDYYNRTKDDQEIAESVKRHMKTYKSIFS, encoded by the coding sequence ATGCTGCGGCACATACGGCGTATTTGCAAATCGTCTTCATGTCCTTTCCTAAATCAAGGGGTTATACATCCAGTCAGTATAACACCAAAGGACTACACAAACAAGATAAAATGGTTGGTCACTgcaagaaaaatatccacatctcCTCAGCTACAGAAAGCCCAGCAACCAGGATCCACGAAGGCTCCGATATCATTACGAACAAGGCTGCTTGTTAGCTGTATTATTGGCGGAGTTGCAGTGGGAGTCTGGCAATATCTTCGGTGGGAGAAACAGGAAAAGAAGAAAGAGGAACGCATTCAGCAGCTTCGTACCCTGGCAGTTGGTCAGGGAGACTTCAGTCTGACTGACCATAAAGGCCAGCCTTGCAGTAAACAAGACTTAAGAGGTAATTGGGTGTTGATGTACTTTGGCTTTACCCATTGTCCTGATATCTGTCCAGATGAACTGCAAAAGCTGAGTTCTGCAGTGTCCCTGTTAGACAAGGACCCCACTTTGCCCCCTGTGCTGCCTGTCTTTATTTCAGTGGATCCAGAGCGTGATAACGTTGCAGCACTGGCAAAGTATGTCAGTGAATTCCATCCACGTCTCATGGGGTTGACTGGTACCCAGGAGCAGATCAAGGAGGTAGCCCAAGCATATCGTGTATACTACAGTTTAGGGCCTCGTGATGAGGATGACGATTACATTGTTGATCACACCATCCTCATATATTTGCTGAATCCTGACGGACTGTTCACAGACTACTATAACCGTACGAAAGATGATCAGGAAATAGCCGAGAGTGTAAAACGACATATGAAGACCTACAAGTCAATATTCAGCTGA